CTTAAAGGAAAATTTGCTTAAATTTTCCTTTTTTGTTTGCCAAATAATGTATATAATAACTCTATGCATAAAATTTTAATAATTATCAATAGTTTTTCTTATTCACAAAGTACAGATTATAAGGTTAGAAGAATTTCTTCAATATTATCAGAATATGGATTTAATGTTGATATCAAAGATAATATTTCTTTGCTTTCAATTTTTAATGAAGGAAGTCCAGCGCTAGAATTAAAAGATAAATATGAATTTGCTTTCTTTTTAGATAAAGACAAATACCTTTCTTCAATGCTTGAAACATATTTTCCAATAATAAACTCCAGTGAAAGTATCGAAAGTGCTGATGACAAAATGTTAACTTATCTTAAAATTATGAATAATGGAATTAAAACTCCACTCACTATTTCAGCTCCTTTAAATTACAATAATGATTACTCACAGGAAAAAGCTTTGAAATTTCTAAAAAAGGTTGAAAATAAAATTTCATTTCCTATTATTGTAAAAAAAGTATATGGTTCTTTAGGAAAACAAGTATATTTAGCAAAAAATCATGATGAATTATTGTCTCTTTATAAACAGCTAGCATATATTCCTCATATCTATCAAGAATATATCGGATATGAATATGGAACTGATTATCGGTTATTTACC
The DNA window shown above is from Firmicutes bacterium CAG:345 and carries:
- a CDS encoding alpha-L-glutamate ligase RimK family (product inferred by homology to UniProt); amino-acid sequence: MHKILIIINSFSYSQSTDYKVRRISSILSEYGFNVDIKDNISLLSIFNEGSPALELKDKYEFAFFLDKDKYLSSMLETYFPIINSSESIESADDKMLTYLKIMNNGIKTPLTISAPLNYNNDYSQEKALKFLKKVENKISFPIIVKKVYGSLGKQVYLAKNHDELLSLYKQLAYIPHIYQEYIGYEYGTDYRLFTIGHKVVAAMKRTNNNDFRSNIALGGKGTNFNPPQSFIDMAEKASKILDLDYAGVDLIKGKNGEPIFNEINSNAFFTEIEKASGIDITRQLILYVLKKFKLL